The Henckelia pumila isolate YLH828 chromosome 2, ASM3356847v2, whole genome shotgun sequence genome includes a window with the following:
- the LOC140878776 gene encoding uncharacterized protein: MEDFDCILEIDVLTTYQSSVDCYQRLVKFLPVGDDSWFFYGEGARPQMPLVSALKACRALESGAEGYLVYAVDTFAGSGGIEGIPVANEFPDVFPEEIPGFPPVREVEFGIDLMPGTSPISRAPDGVSVDPSKIEAVMNWSRLKTVVEILSFLDLAGYYRRFIANFSQLARPLAQLTRKGVNFEWSSECEENFCELRRRLTFAPMLALLSGSGGYVLYTDAYLQGLGCVLTQNGNVIAYASRQLKVHENNYPVHDLELAAIVFALKIWLALPPYLSSIHDVFHVSPLRWYVADESHILQPSEVQLDTDLTYLERTLRVIGHTDKTKIIPIPAMSWWAATSAFRWIDASFSLPTSLFRWPRLFASYVTPPSWSAILTLSAIEPARWATRISLPDIDDVVWSVVSAVESVALVSFLCFFFVFCGCTI, translated from the exons atggaggattttgattgcattttggAAATTGATGTGTTAACTACATACCAATcttcagtggattgttaccagagaTTGGTAAAATTTCTTCCGGTTGGCGATGATAGCTGGTTCTTTTacggtgagggagcacgacctcagatgccattggtatcagctttgaaagcTTGTCGAGCTTTGGAATCTGGTGCGGAAGGCTACCTCGTATATGCAGTTGATACATTCGCTGGAAGTGGTGGTATTGAAGGTATTCCTGTTGcgaatgaatttccagatgtatttccagaagagattccaggatttcctCCAGTGCGTGAAGTTGAGTTCGGCATAGATCTGATGCCAGggacttcacctatttctcgagcacc GGATGGAGTTTCTgtggatccgagcaagattgaggctgtaatgaattggtcgcgtctAAAGACGGTAGTTGAGATCCTCAGTTTTCTagatctagcaggatattatcgtcgatttatagCGAATTTCTCGCAGCTGGCTCGACCCCTGGCACAACTTACTCGGAAGGGAGTGAATTTTGAGTGGTCTTCAGAATGTgaagagaatttctgtgagcttcgtaGACGGTTAACTTTTGCACCTATGTTGGCTTTACTgtctggatctggagggtatgtgctATACACTGATGCTTATCTTCAGGGActgggttgtgtcctgactcaaaacgggaatgtgattgcatacgcctctAGACAATTGAAAGTTCACGAGAATAActacccagtgcatgatcttgagttagcagctattgtTTTTGCGTTGAAGATTTG gttggcTTTACCGCCGTATTTGTCAAGTATCCATGACGTGTTTCATGTTTCACCGTTAcgatggtatgtggcagatgagtctcatattttaCAGCCATCTGAAGTACAGTTGGATACGGATTTGACATATTTAGAGAGAACTTTGCGTGTCATAGGTCATACGGATAAG ACAAAAATCATTCCAATCCCAGCCATGTCCTGGTGGGCGGCGACGTCTGCTTTCCGGTGGATCGACGCCAGCTTCTCCCTGCCCACCTCCTTGTTCCGGTGGCCTCGCCTCTTCGCCTCCTATGTCACGCCGCCCAGCTGGAGCGCCATCCTCACTCTCAGCGCCATCGAGCCCGCCAGGTGGGCCACGCGCATCAGCCTCCCCGACATCGACGACGTCGTGTGGTCTGTCGTCTCCGCCGTGGAATCCGTCGCTCTAGTCTCCTTCCTCTGCTTCTTCTTCGTCTTCTGCGGCTGCACCATTTGA